In Mytilus trossulus isolate FHL-02 unplaced genomic scaffold, PNRI_Mtr1.1.1.hap1 h1tg000158l__unscaffolded, whole genome shotgun sequence, the sequence gaccactgattcaagtgatatatattttgtttatattcattacacaacattgtccagtttatcagacaagttttgatgtcagttgtattattccaggaTGATGGACGAACAGCATTAATGGAGGCTGCCATGGGAGGACGGCTGGAGGTCTGTAGACtcctcattgatacaggatgtaagatcgacatcacaaatgtatgttatctacttagtctaatcacattactattaatttacactaaatcatgttgttaattagacaggattaatgaacaaatatttgtaataattatataaagtggggtctctttttagctcacctggcccgaagggccaagtgagcttttctcatcacttggcgtccggcgtccgtcgtcgtccgttgtccgtcgtcgtccgttgtcctgcgtccgtcgtcattaacttttacaaaaatcttctcctgaaactgctgggccaaattaatccaaacttggccataatcatcattggggtatctagtttagaaattgtgtggcgtgaccccgccaaccaaccaagatggccgccacggctaaaaatagaacataggggtaaaatgcagtttttggcttataactcaaaaaccaaagcatttagagcaaatctgacatgggggtaaaaatgtttatcaggtcaagatctatctgccctgaaattttcagatgaatcggtcaatcggttgtagggttgctgcccctgaattggtaattttgaggaaattttgctgtttttggttattatcttgaatattattatagttagagataaactgtaaacagcaataatgttcagcaaagtaagatctacaaataaatcaacatgaccaaaatggtcagttgacccgtttaggagttattgccctttatagtcaatttttaaccatttttcgttaattaaagtaatcttttacaaaaatcttctcctctgaaactacttggccaaattaatccaaacttggccacaatcatctttggggtatctagtttaaaaaatgtgtggcgtgacctggtcaaccaaccaagatggccgccacggctaaaaatagaacaaaggggtaaaatgcagtttttggcttataactcaaaaaccaaagcattttgaggaaatctgacatgggggtaaaaatgtttatcaggtaaagatctatctgccctgaaattttcagatgaatcggtcaatcggttgttgggttgctgcccctgaattggtaattttgaggaaattttgctgtttttggttattatcttgaatattattatagatagagataaactgtaaacagcaataatgttcagcaaagtaagatctacaaataagtcaacatgatcaaaatggtcagttgacccgtttaggagttattgccctttatagtcaatttttaaccatttttcgtaaattaaagtaatcttttacaaaaatcttctcctctgaaacaactgggccaaatcaatccaaacttggccacaatcatctttggggtatctagtttaaaaaatgtgtggcgtgacctggtcaaccaaccaagatggccgccaccgttaaaaatagaacataggggtaaaatgcagtttttggcttataactcaaaaaccaaagcattttgagaaaatctgacatgggataaaaatgtttatcaggtcaagaactatctgccctgaaattttcagatgaatcggtcaatcggttgttgggttgctgcccctgaattggtaattttgaggaaattttgctgtttttggttattatcttgaatattattatagatagagataaattgtaaacagcaataatgttcagcaaagtaagatctacaaataagtcaacatgaccaaaatggtcagttgacccctttaggagttattgccctttatagtcaatctttaaccatttttcataaatctaagtaatcttttacaaaatctccactgaaactactaggccacaatcatctttggggtatctagtttgaaaaatgtgtctgatgacctggccattcaaccaagatggccgccacggctaaaaatagaacataggggtaaaatgcagttttttgcttataactatgaaaccaaagcatctagagcaaatctgacaagaagttaaattgttaatcaagtcaatatctatctgccctgaatttttcagatgaatcggtcaatcggttgttgggttgctgcccctgaattggtaattttgaggaaattttgctgtttttggttattatcttgaatattattatagatagagataaactgtaaacagcaattatgttcagcaaagtaagatctacaaataagtcaacatgaccaaaatggtcagttgacccgtttaggagttattgccctttatagtcaatttttaaccatttttcgtaaattaaagtaatcttttacaaaaatcttctcctctgaaacaactgggccaaatcaatccaaacttggccacaatcatctttggggtatctagttttaaaaatgtgtggcgtgacctggtcaaccaaccaagatggccgccaccgctaaaaatagaacataggggtaaaatgcagtttttggcttataactcaaaaaccaaagcattttgagaaaatctgacatgggataaaaatgtttatcaggtcaagaactatctgccctgaaattttcagatgaatcggtcaatcggttgttgggttgctgcccctgaattggtaattttgaggaaattttgctgtttttggttattatcttgaatattattatagatagagataaattgtaaacagcaataatgttcagcaaagtaagatctacaaataagtcaacatgaccaaaatggtcagttgacccctttaggagttattgccctttatagtcaatctttaaccatttttcataaatctaagtaatcttttacaaaatctccactgaaactactaggccacaatcatctttggggtatctagtttgaaaaatgtgtccgatgacctggccattcaaccaagatggccgccacggcaaaaaatagaacataggggtaaaatgcagttttttgcttataactatgaaaccaaagcatctagagcaaatctgacaagaagttaaattgttaatcaagtcaatatctatctgccctgaatttttctgatgaattggacaactggttgttgggttgctgccctccaattggtaatttttgaaagaaattttgccgtttttggttatcttgaatactattatagatagcgataaactgtaaacagcaataatgttcagcaaagtaagatctacaaataagtcaacatgacctaaatggtcaattgaccccttaaggagttattgccctttatagtcaatttttaacaattttcattaatttggtaaatttatgtaaatttttaccaaatatagttctctgttactaatgggcaaagttcatgatagatataattgtaagaagcaaaatcgttcagtaaagtaggAACTTCAAActcatcaccatcaccaaaatacaattttgtcatgaatccatttgtgtcctttgtttaatatgcacatagaccaaggtgagcgacacaggctctttagagcctctagttccaAAATCccgttgaaaatattttctgtaaaataattataaattaaataaatatttaccttGAAAAATGCGTAACTGCTCAGCTTacaacaaacagaaaaaacaggTCCAGTGACCATAACTATACCCAGTGGTATCTACAGACCATGTGGTCCCAAAAATATCGTCAAGTGACACAATATCTACATCAATCAGCTTCTGTAAGCCAACATCTCTGAATAGAGAACCTCCAGTCAGTAAAATctgcaaaaaataataaaagttttcaCAAATATCAATCAGTAGCTTTCAATCGAACAGCTAAAATTCTACCTTTGAATTTTCCGTTCGCgaaaatagaattcaaattgTTTCCAGAAACTAAAATTCTGTCTACCTCGTTAAATTCGAGCACATCTAACACATAAgatctgtattttgtgttttcatcaaaaattaatgGCCAGTAAGGAGATGACGGCCAACTCGGAACTATCAGTGTTCCCTCTGCTTTCCATTTAACCAAGTGGTTTATGCACTTACAAACTAAAGACACAGGTGGTACTAATAGATTGTTTTCTTGTGCCCAGTGGCACGAGAAAGCGTCTACTGCCGAGGAACCAGGGTTCCAGTACAACGAACTAAATTTATCTACTTTGTAATTGTCCATATTAGCAAACCTATCAAAGGTATGAGGACCCCAGAGGTCGTCTAAAAATTGAAAGTACTCTGGAGAAATACCCCAGTCATCAATATCTATAATCCGACTTAAAAAATCAGCTTGCTCGTTCTCTTTTCTGGGTAACCAGATAATGTGTAATGTAATGTTTTCAAGTAAACAACACCTATAAATTTCTAAGGACAACTGTTGTAATTCTTGTACTTTGCTACCTTTATTTATGATGCTAACAGCATTTTTGTTATCTGTGTGAAAAGTCACGATACTATTTTGTAAGAGTTTTGAAAAGGCACTGACACATAACTGAATTGCTTTTACTTCTCGCCAAGTAGAACTCCTACCTCGATCAGTTTCTAACCACATTTTGTGCAAAATGTTTGTTGAATTTTGTATGAAACCAGCAGCACCCGTATCCCTAGCATCTgtgaaaacatgaaaatttgaaatgttcttTACCAGGTCAACCGCCTTTAATAAAGGCAAATTATCTCTCCAGAAAATAAGCTCATTGATACAATCGGGATACTTGCCGATGTTTACATATTGATCCCAATAGTCTCTTATATTAATgactgaaaaaatgttttctcgTCATTATCTGGGTAACATTACCTACTGCTGGTGTTAAAGCAATTAACTTACCACATATTTTGGCCAACTGTCGTACCTTTACCCTGTAACTAGAATTTAGTATAAAAGCTACCAAATTCAATATATCATCTATTTTTCTTTGAGGAATTTGCAATTCGCAAGAAATTAAGTTCCATGAAAAACCTAACCACTCAACATTCTGTGCAGGTAACCATACACACTTGTCTTTGTTTGGCACAAAACCAGAAGCAATTAAGTCTGCTTTGATTCTTCGAGCGTGCTTTTCACATAGTTCATAACTAACTTCGACCCCAAAACCGTCGTCTAAATAAACGGCTACCTTTATGCTAGATTTACGCCAGTGCTTTACCAATTGTCTCACAGTTTTAGTAAATATATACCCGCTTGAACTTAAACCAAATGGCAACAcagtaaaaacataaaattctcCTTCCCACGAAAACCCTAAATACTTTTGATGttgttcaaaaatgtttaagtgGTGATATCCCGACTTTAAATCAAAGACATATCCATAACAATTCAAAGTAACATATTGTGCTAAAGTTTTCCAATCTTCGAATTTGACTTTGTTTACAATCacttgtttatttacatgtctTAAATCTAAAATCAATCTGTGTTTACCTTTACCGTTAACTGAAACAGTTAAAGGGTTAACAACGTGTGGCATAATTGATACACGTTTTACTAAACCGCCCGACACGAGCTCTTTAATTGCACTTGAAACAAAATCTGAATGCTCTAACgcagatttattatttttagaatacatCTTTTCAGGCTCTTTTAACAAAGGTATTTTGTAACCATTTTCAATAGTATCAACAATAAAACTAGAAGCGTTAATACTTTTCCAAAAGTTTACAGAATTTTTAAGCCtgtctttaacaaaaatatctgaACGACccttttcatattcaaaataagtTTCATAAACATCTTGTACCTGTAAAGTGTCCGTATGAGCGCTGAAATCCTTATGTATTTCCTCTGGGAGCTCCAAATCCAGTCTTGGTGTCTTTTTTGCAATCGGATGCCCAATGTCCAAATAATCCACACCTGAAACACATATCTCCTtccctggaccttttgacctgGTTTCCGTAACCGGGTCTGCTCCCGCGAAAGGGCGGCATGCTGACAGAAACTGGAATTGCGTTATGCGCTGTCTGCGATGTAGAACCGGATGCTTCAGCTGGTCTTTTTCGAACGTTCTGCTTCTTGTCTGCAGATTTAACGGACTTTAACTTTTTCACTGCCCGGGTATCAGCTGCCCTTATCTTCTTTTCATCCTCGGTGTCACTGGCTAAATCATCGGACAAATATTCTTGTACGGTCTTCCACCCTCCTTCCGACTTGTCAGCAATTCTTATGAGcttgtttcttttctttagCGTGTTAAGAGCCTCATTCAGAATAGACATTTCATGCGAATTTCTAGTAGACGTACCTTGCTCACTCGGTAAATCCAAGATTTCCTCCTCCATATCGGACATTGTCAACGTAAGTCTACGgcaatacaggttaaactaacAAAAACTACGTGTGTACATGCGAATGGTCAACGCCCTTATCGATAATTTCAATTCGAGTCCACCGTATTTAAATACACTCGGGTTCATAAAACCTGTTACAATTCTATTGTTATATTAATAGAATTATCGTACGATAAAATTCTTCCGCCacgtacataaatatatatattcattacacaacattgtccagtttatcagacaagtt encodes:
- the LOC134700502 gene encoding uncharacterized protein LOC134700502 — encoded protein: MSDMEEEILDLPSEQGTSTRNSHEMSILNEALNTLKKRNKLIRIADKSEGGWKTVQEYLSDDLASDTEDEKKIRAADTRAVKKLKSVKSADKKQNVRKRPAEASGSTSQTAHNAIPVSVSMPPFRGSRPGYGNQVKRSREGDMCFRCGLFGHWASDCKKDTKTGFGAPRGNT